A DNA window from Mycolicibacter hiberniae contains the following coding sequences:
- the uvrA gene encoding excinuclease ABC subunit UvrA, which translates to MADRLIVKGAREHNLRGVDLDLPRDALIVFTGLSGSGKSSLAFDTIFAEGQRRYVESLSAYARQFLGQMDKPDVDFIEGLSPAVSIDQKSTNRNPRSTVGTITEVYDYLRLLYARAGTPHCPVCGERIARQTPQQIVDQVLAMDEGLRFQVLAPVVRTRKGEFADLFDKLNTQGYSRVRVDGVVHSLTDPPKLKKQEKHDVDVVVDRLTVKESAKQRLTDSVETALGLADGIVVLEFVDREDDHPHREQRFSEKLACPNGHALSVDDLEPRSFSFNSPYGACPECAGLGIRKEVDADLVVPDPERTLAEGAVVPWSMGPTSEYFTRMMASLGEAMGFDVDTPWRKLPAKARKAILEGSDEQVHVRYRNRYGRTRSYYTDFEGVMAFLQRKLEQTESEQMKDRYAGFMRDVPCPECAGTRLKPEILAVTLAAGDYGSKSIAQVCDLSIADCADFLNALTLGPREQAIAGQVLKEIQSRLSFLLDVGLEYLTLSRAAGTLSGGEAQRIRLATQIGSGLVGVLYVLDEPSIGLHQRDNRRLIETLVRLRDLGNTLIVVEHDLDTIAHADWIVDIGPAAGEHGGRIVHSGPYRDLLTNPDSITGAYLSGAKSIAVPQARRKVDPKRQLGVVGAREHNLSGVDVAFPLGVLTAVTGVSGSGKSTLVNDILATVLANKLNGARLVPGRHTRITGLDHLDKLVRVDQSPIGRTPRSNPATYTGVFDKIRTLFAATTEAKVRGYQPGRFSFNVKGGRCEACTGDGTIKIEMNFLPDVYVPCEVCHGARYNRETLEVHYKGKTIAEVLDMSIEEAAEFFEPITGIHRYLRTLVDVGLGYVRLGQPAPTLSGGEAQRVKLASELQKRSTGRTIYILDEPTTGLHFEDIAKLLGVINGLVDKGNTVIVIEHNLDVIKTADWIIDMGPEGGAGGGTVVATGTPEDVMAVPESYTGKFLAEILGAPAKPAKVVKRRRKASA; encoded by the coding sequence GTGGCTGACCGGCTGATCGTCAAGGGCGCGCGTGAACACAACCTGCGCGGTGTGGACCTCGACCTGCCGCGTGACGCGCTGATCGTGTTCACCGGGCTGTCGGGATCGGGCAAGTCCTCGCTGGCCTTCGACACCATCTTCGCCGAGGGCCAGCGCCGCTACGTCGAGTCGTTGTCGGCGTATGCCCGCCAGTTCCTGGGCCAGATGGACAAGCCCGACGTCGACTTCATCGAGGGTCTGTCGCCGGCGGTGTCCATCGACCAGAAGTCCACCAACCGCAACCCGCGCTCGACGGTCGGCACCATCACCGAGGTTTACGACTACCTGCGGCTGCTGTACGCGCGGGCCGGCACCCCGCACTGCCCGGTCTGTGGCGAGCGGATCGCCCGCCAGACCCCGCAGCAGATCGTCGACCAGGTGCTGGCCATGGACGAGGGGCTGCGGTTCCAGGTGCTGGCGCCGGTGGTGCGCACCCGTAAGGGGGAGTTCGCCGACCTCTTCGACAAGCTGAACACCCAGGGTTACAGCCGGGTGCGGGTGGACGGGGTGGTGCACTCGCTGACCGACCCGCCCAAGCTCAAGAAGCAGGAGAAGCACGACGTCGACGTCGTCGTGGACCGGCTCACCGTCAAAGAGTCGGCCAAGCAGCGGCTCACCGATTCGGTGGAGACCGCGCTGGGCCTGGCCGACGGCATCGTCGTCCTGGAGTTCGTCGACCGCGAAGACGACCATCCCCACCGCGAGCAGCGGTTCTCCGAGAAGCTGGCCTGCCCCAACGGGCACGCGCTGTCCGTCGACGACTTGGAGCCCCGGTCGTTCTCCTTCAACTCGCCCTACGGCGCCTGCCCGGAATGCGCCGGCCTGGGCATCCGCAAGGAGGTCGACGCCGACCTGGTGGTGCCCGACCCGGAGCGCACCCTGGCCGAGGGGGCGGTGGTCCCGTGGTCGATGGGCCCCACCAGCGAGTACTTCACCCGGATGATGGCCAGCCTCGGTGAGGCGATGGGCTTCGACGTCGACACCCCGTGGCGCAAACTGCCGGCCAAGGCCCGCAAAGCCATCTTGGAGGGGTCCGATGAGCAGGTGCACGTGCGCTACCGCAACCGCTACGGCCGCACCCGCTCCTACTACACCGATTTCGAAGGTGTGATGGCGTTCCTGCAGCGCAAGCTGGAGCAGACCGAATCCGAGCAGATGAAGGACCGCTACGCGGGATTCATGCGGGATGTGCCCTGCCCGGAATGTGCCGGCACCCGGCTCAAGCCGGAGATTCTGGCGGTGACGCTGGCCGCCGGAGACTACGGCAGCAAATCCATTGCGCAGGTGTGTGATCTGTCCATCGCGGACTGCGCGGACTTCCTCAACGCGCTGACGCTGGGTCCGCGGGAGCAGGCCATCGCCGGGCAGGTCCTCAAAGAGATCCAGTCCCGGCTGAGCTTCCTGCTCGACGTCGGACTGGAGTATCTGACCCTGTCCCGGGCCGCCGGAACGTTGTCGGGTGGTGAGGCGCAACGCATTCGGTTGGCCACCCAGATCGGTTCGGGCCTGGTCGGGGTGCTCTACGTGCTCGACGAGCCGTCCATCGGGCTGCATCAGCGCGACAACCGCCGGCTGATCGAGACCCTGGTCCGGCTCCGCGACCTGGGCAACACCCTGATCGTCGTCGAACACGACCTGGACACCATCGCGCACGCCGACTGGATCGTCGACATCGGTCCGGCCGCCGGAGAGCACGGCGGCAGGATCGTGCACAGCGGGCCCTACCGCGACCTGTTGACCAACCCCGACTCCATCACCGGGGCGTACCTGTCCGGGGCGAAAAGCATTGCGGTGCCGCAGGCGCGCCGCAAAGTCGATCCCAAACGGCAGCTCGGCGTGGTCGGTGCGCGCGAGCACAACCTGTCCGGCGTCGACGTGGCGTTTCCGCTCGGCGTGCTCACCGCGGTCACCGGAGTGTCGGGCTCAGGCAAGTCGACCCTGGTCAACGACATTCTGGCCACGGTGCTGGCCAACAAGCTCAACGGCGCCCGGCTGGTGCCGGGCCGCCACACCCGGATCACCGGTCTCGATCACCTGGACAAGCTGGTCCGGGTGGACCAGTCGCCGATCGGGCGCACACCGCGCTCCAACCCGGCCACTTACACCGGGGTGTTCGACAAGATCCGCACCCTGTTCGCCGCCACCACCGAGGCCAAGGTCCGCGGCTACCAGCCCGGCCGGTTCTCCTTCAACGTCAAGGGTGGTCGCTGCGAGGCGTGCACCGGCGACGGCACCATCAAGATCGAGATGAACTTCCTGCCGGATGTCTATGTGCCCTGCGAGGTCTGCCACGGCGCCCGCTACAACCGGGAAACCCTGGAGGTGCACTACAAGGGCAAGACCATCGCCGAGGTGCTGGACATGTCCATTGAAGAGGCGGCGGAGTTCTTCGAGCCCATCACCGGCATCCACCGCTATCTGCGCACCCTGGTCGACGTCGGTCTGGGGTACGTGCGGCTGGGCCAGCCGGCGCCCACGCTGTCCGGCGGTGAGGCGCAGCGCGTCAAGCTGGCCTCGGAACTGCAGAAGCGCTCCACCGGCCGCACCATCTACATCCTCGACGAGCCCACCACCGGGCTGCATTTCGAGGACATCGCCAAGCTGCTGGGTGTCATCAACGGCCTGGTGGACAAGGGCAACACGGTGATCGTCATCGAGCACAACCTGGACGTCATCAAGACCGCCGACTGGATCATCGACATGGGTCCCGAGGGGGGCGCCGGGGGAGGGACCGTGGTGGCCACCGGCACACCGGAGGACGTGATGGCGGTGCCGGAGAGCTACACCGGCAAGTTCCTCGCCGAAATCCTGGGTGCGCCGGCCAAACCCGCCAAGGTCGTCAAGCGGCGGCGTAAGGCCAGCGCCTAG
- a CDS encoding MFS transporter yields MRDSAVSTGSWRELLGRRYLGTSAVLAGGVALYATNEFLTISLLPSTIKDIGGERFYAWVTTLYLVGSVIAAAAANAVLVRLGSRTSYLMGLLAFGLGTVVCALAPHMEVLLIGRTLQGMGGGFLAGLGYALINAVLPSWLWTRASGLVSAMWGVGTLVGPAAGGLFAQFGVWRWAFGVMAMLTVAMAVGVGMVLTTGNSGHRGEPAKIPVRSLVLLGGAALAVSVAQLPHSLRAAAGLLLVGAVLLVVFLVVDRRSPAAVLPPSAFHPGREKWIYLTLGLLMATTKANLYIPLLGQRLAHLPPVMAGFLGAALSTGWTFSEIASASVSRARVVIGLVISAPLVMAAGLTVVAFARMNHYDPTAVAAIWALALLVVGIGVGAGWPHLSAWAMSCVDDPAEGGTAAAAINTVQLIGGAFGAGFAGLVVNTAMSTGQPAARWLFAIFAVLAALGCVAAVRASRGVA; encoded by the coding sequence ATGCGTGACTCCGCGGTCAGCACTGGTAGCTGGCGGGAGTTGCTCGGTCGGCGCTATCTGGGCACGTCGGCGGTGCTGGCCGGCGGCGTCGCGCTGTACGCCACCAACGAGTTTCTGACCATCAGCCTGCTGCCCAGCACCATCAAGGACATCGGCGGCGAGCGGTTCTACGCCTGGGTGACCACCCTGTATCTGGTCGGCTCGGTGATCGCCGCGGCCGCGGCCAACGCGGTGCTGGTCCGGCTGGGCTCCCGCACGTCCTACCTGATGGGCCTGCTCGCCTTCGGCCTGGGCACCGTGGTGTGTGCACTGGCGCCCCACATGGAAGTCCTGTTGATCGGCCGCACCCTGCAGGGCATGGGCGGCGGCTTCCTGGCCGGCCTCGGCTACGCGCTGATCAACGCTGTGCTGCCCAGCTGGCTGTGGACCCGGGCCTCCGGTCTGGTGTCGGCCATGTGGGGGGTGGGCACCCTGGTCGGCCCGGCGGCCGGCGGCTTGTTCGCCCAGTTCGGGGTGTGGCGCTGGGCGTTCGGGGTGATGGCGATGCTGACCGTGGCGATGGCGGTGGGCGTCGGCATGGTGCTGACCACCGGCAATAGCGGCCACCGCGGCGAACCCGCGAAGATCCCGGTCCGGTCATTGGTGTTGCTGGGCGGGGCGGCGCTGGCGGTCAGTGTCGCGCAGCTGCCGCACAGCCTGCGGGCTGCGGCGGGGCTGTTGCTGGTCGGCGCCGTTCTGCTGGTGGTGTTCCTGGTCGTGGACCGGCGCTCCCCGGCGGCGGTGCTGCCGCCCAGCGCGTTCCATCCCGGCCGGGAGAAGTGGATCTATCTGACCCTGGGCCTGCTGATGGCCACCACCAAGGCCAACCTGTACATCCCGCTGCTGGGCCAGCGGCTGGCTCATCTGCCCCCGGTGATGGCCGGCTTCCTGGGGGCGGCCCTGTCGACCGGATGGACGTTCAGTGAGATCGCCAGCGCATCGGTGAGCCGGGCGCGGGTGGTGATCGGCTTGGTGATCAGCGCGCCGCTGGTGATGGCGGCGGGCCTGACGGTGGTCGCGTTCGCCCGGATGAACCACTACGACCCGACCGCCGTCGCTGCGATCTGGGCGCTGGCACTGCTGGTGGTCGGGATCGGGGTGGGGGCCGGCTGGCCGCATCTGTCGGCGTGGGCGATGAGTTGCGTCGACGATCCGGCCGAGGGCGGTACCGCCGCCGCGGCCATCAACACCGTCCAGTTGATCGGTGGGGCGTTCGGGGCCGGATTCGCCGGCCTGGTGGTCAACACCGCGATGAGTACCGGCCAGCCCGCGGCGCGCTGGCTTTTCGCGATCTTCGCCGTGCTCGCCGCCCTGGGGTGCGTGGCCGCTGTGCGGGCCAGCCGGGGCGTCGCGTGA
- a CDS encoding MBL fold metallo-hydrolase: protein MTSEISVTDTYTGHVEPGTAARRTLPGATIVKASVGPMDNNVYLVTCTHTGKTLLIDAANDAEQLVALVREQAPDVALIVTSHQHFDHWQALTAVVEATGAPTAAHALDADPLPVTPDRILADGDTVTVGNLKFDVIHLQGHTEGSVALAFDGAASGGVTQLFTGDCLFPGGVGKTWQPGDFERLLGDVSRKVFDRYGDDTVVYPGHGDDTTLGAERPHLAEWRERGW from the coding sequence ATGACGTCTGAGATCTCGGTCACCGACACCTACACCGGACACGTCGAACCCGGAACCGCCGCCCGCCGAACCCTGCCCGGAGCAACCATCGTCAAAGCCTCGGTGGGGCCGATGGACAACAACGTCTACCTGGTGACCTGCACCCACACCGGCAAGACACTGCTGATCGACGCGGCCAACGACGCCGAGCAGCTGGTGGCGCTGGTACGCGAGCAGGCCCCGGACGTGGCGCTGATCGTCACCAGCCACCAGCACTTCGACCACTGGCAGGCCCTGACCGCGGTGGTCGAGGCGACCGGCGCCCCCACCGCCGCCCACGCCCTGGACGCCGACCCGCTGCCGGTGACCCCGGACCGCATTCTGGCCGACGGTGACACCGTGACCGTCGGGAACCTGAAGTTCGACGTGATCCATCTGCAGGGGCACACCGAGGGGTCGGTGGCGCTCGCGTTCGACGGCGCCGCCAGCGGCGGCGTGACGCAGCTGTTCACCGGCGACTGCCTATTTCCGGGCGGCGTCGGAAAGACGTGGCAGCCCGGGGATTTCGAGCGCCTGCTCGGCGACGTGAGCCGCAAGGTGTTCGACCGGTACGGCGACGACACCGTGGTGTATCCCGGACACGGCGATGACACGACGCTGGGCGCAGAGCGTCCGCACCTGGCGGAGTGGCGAGAACGGGGCTGGTGA
- a CDS encoding universal stress protein, whose protein sequence is MSGYKTVVVGTDGSDSSLRAVDRAAHLASGEGAKVIIATAYLPHADDPRAADALKDEGYKASGNAPIYAILKEAKERAIAAGAYEVEERAVVGAPVDALVELAEDVKADLLVVGNVGLSTIAGRLLGSVPANVSRRSKIDVLIVHTTG, encoded by the coding sequence ATGAGCGGCTACAAGACCGTGGTGGTCGGTACGGACGGCTCGGACTCGTCGCTGCGCGCCGTCGACCGCGCGGCCCACTTGGCGTCCGGCGAGGGCGCGAAGGTGATCATCGCCACCGCCTACCTGCCGCACGCCGACGACCCCCGCGCCGCAGACGCGCTCAAGGACGAGGGCTACAAGGCCTCCGGCAACGCTCCCATCTACGCGATCCTCAAAGAGGCCAAGGAGCGGGCCATCGCCGCCGGCGCCTATGAGGTGGAGGAGCGGGCCGTGGTCGGCGCTCCGGTCGACGCGCTGGTGGAGCTGGCCGAGGACGTCAAGGCCGACCTGCTGGTGGTCGGCAACGTCGGGTTGAGCACCATCGCCGGCCGGCTGCTCGGTTCGGTGCCGGCCAACGTGTCGCGCCGCTCCAAGATCGACGTGCTGATCGTCCACACCACCGGCTAG
- a CDS encoding glycosyltransferase family 39 protein, whose product MGTEPGPSPQPPRSADAALIAVAATVISAAGAGRPSMWFDEAATISAATHRTLPELWRLLTHIDAVHGLYYLFMHGWFAVFPATEFWARLPSSLAVGAGAAGAVVLTRRFADRPVSLCAGALYAILPRLTWAGVEARPYAFSAMAAVWLTVLWVRAIRRNSGPLWVGYGLALVGATLLNTFTVLMAAVHAATLPALGADGAAKRRWAMTTGGALAAAAPFLWFSHGQIRQVAWISPLSPHTVADIVGQQYFDKSVPFAIAAWLLLAAAVVAVATGARRAPAEDTRRLAVLCVAWMLIPTAAAVVYSAAVKPIYYPRYLISTAPAMAIALAIAVTTIATSRRTVIELVTLLVITAAPNYVVNQRDRYTKEGWDYSAVADVIVEHARPGDCLLIDNTTRWLPGPIRALPAGRPESFAKLTDPGLGPHRQTLGRLWDGHLGVGALHDQLDRCPVIWTITDHDRALPAHQAAVALPAGRRFARTPDGQMLHSLGFRVVERWQFTYSQVIKSSR is encoded by the coding sequence GTGGGTACCGAACCGGGCCCGTCGCCGCAGCCGCCGCGTTCGGCGGATGCGGCCCTGATCGCTGTTGCCGCAACGGTGATCAGCGCCGCCGGGGCCGGCCGACCGTCCATGTGGTTCGACGAGGCCGCGACCATCTCGGCGGCCACCCACCGAACGCTTCCCGAACTGTGGCGGCTGCTGACCCATATCGACGCGGTGCACGGGCTGTACTACCTGTTCATGCACGGCTGGTTCGCGGTCTTCCCCGCAACCGAATTCTGGGCCCGGCTGCCCAGCAGCCTGGCGGTGGGCGCCGGCGCCGCCGGTGCAGTGGTGCTGACGCGCCGGTTCGCGGACCGGCCGGTATCGCTGTGCGCCGGTGCGCTTTACGCGATACTGCCCCGGCTGACGTGGGCCGGGGTCGAGGCCCGTCCGTACGCGTTCTCGGCGATGGCCGCGGTCTGGCTCACCGTGCTGTGGGTGCGGGCGATCCGGCGCAACAGCGGGCCGCTGTGGGTGGGTTACGGGCTGGCCCTGGTGGGGGCGACGCTGCTCAACACGTTCACCGTGCTCATGGCGGCGGTGCACGCGGCGACGCTGCCGGCGTTGGGGGCCGACGGTGCGGCGAAGCGCCGCTGGGCGATGACGACCGGCGGCGCGCTGGCCGCGGCGGCCCCCTTCCTGTGGTTCAGCCACGGGCAGATCCGGCAGGTTGCCTGGATCAGTCCGCTGAGCCCGCACACGGTGGCCGACATCGTTGGGCAGCAATACTTCGACAAGAGTGTGCCGTTCGCCATCGCGGCGTGGCTGCTGCTGGCCGCCGCCGTGGTGGCCGTTGCCACCGGTGCGCGTCGGGCGCCCGCCGAGGACACCCGTCGGCTGGCGGTGCTGTGCGTGGCCTGGATGCTGATACCGACTGCGGCGGCGGTGGTCTATTCGGCGGCGGTGAAACCCATTTACTACCCGCGATATCTGATCAGCACAGCGCCGGCGATGGCGATCGCGCTGGCCATCGCCGTCACCACGATCGCCACCTCACGCCGCACGGTCATCGAACTTGTCACCCTGCTCGTTATCACGGCGGCCCCCAATTACGTTGTCAATCAACGTGATCGCTACACCAAAGAAGGCTGGGACTACAGCGCGGTGGCCGACGTGATCGTCGAGCACGCCCGGCCCGGGGATTGTCTGCTGATCGACAACACCACCCGATGGTTGCCCGGGCCGATCCGGGCGTTGCCGGCGGGCCGTCCAGAGTCGTTCGCGAAGCTGACCGACCCCGGCCTGGGACCGCACCGCCAGACGTTGGGCCGCCTGTGGGACGGGCACCTGGGCGTGGGGGCCTTACACGACCAACTCGACCGGTGCCCGGTCATCTGGACGATCACCGACCACGATCGCGCCCTGCCGGCCCATCAAGCGGCGGTGGCCCTGCCGGCAGGCCGCCGGTTCGCCCGCACCCCCGACGGGCAGATGTTGCATTCGCTGGGATTCCGGGTCGTCGAACGCTGGCAGTTCACCTACTCCCAGGTGATCAAGTCCAGTCGGTGA
- a CDS encoding TetR/AcrR family transcriptional regulator: MDTQPTVDREQGAAMETNRSTPPVADMADARRAMYQQQIVAAAEYEFSRAGFADARMSDIAKTAGVSLATVYKHFGGKDEIWDALNAARMQEFVAAVRLRTDEIDSPLEAILVGARAEVEFFAAHPHFLQLHINEGLSWASASAELGRGGQRAAWRTGMDMITRAAEIAVEAGQITHLPPRIAAALVISALQIWLTDWVSAGKTEPIEAVADAVVRHLRVSLGAAPA, from the coding sequence GTGGACACGCAGCCAACGGTCGATCGAGAGCAGGGGGCGGCCATGGAGACGAACCGATCCACGCCACCGGTCGCCGACATGGCCGACGCCCGCAGGGCCATGTACCAACAGCAGATCGTGGCCGCGGCCGAGTACGAGTTCAGTCGCGCCGGCTTCGCCGACGCACGGATGAGCGACATCGCCAAGACCGCTGGAGTGTCCTTGGCGACGGTCTACAAGCACTTCGGCGGCAAAGACGAGATCTGGGATGCCCTCAATGCCGCGCGCATGCAGGAGTTCGTCGCCGCCGTGCGCTTACGCACGGACGAAATCGACTCCCCGCTAGAGGCGATCCTGGTCGGAGCGCGTGCCGAGGTTGAGTTCTTCGCAGCGCACCCGCACTTTCTGCAGCTGCATATCAATGAGGGACTGAGCTGGGCATCGGCCTCGGCCGAACTGGGCCGAGGGGGTCAACGAGCAGCGTGGCGAACAGGGATGGACATGATCACCCGAGCAGCCGAGATCGCGGTGGAAGCTGGTCAGATCACCCACCTGCCTCCGCGAATCGCTGCGGCACTGGTCATCTCGGCCTTGCAGATTTGGCTCACCGACTGGGTCTCTGCGGGCAAGACGGAGCCGATAGAGGCAGTTGCCGACGCTGTCGTGCGGCACCTGCGAGTCAGCCTCGGCGCTGCGCCGGCTTAG
- the uvrB gene encoding excinuclease ABC subunit UvrB, which yields MAFATEHPIVAHSEYRPPADAVEGIVRAGNRFEVVSEYQPAGDQPAAIAELERRITSGEKDVVLLGATGTGKSATAAWLIERLQRPTLVMAPNKTLAAQLANELREMFPHNAVEYFVSYYDYYQPEAYIAQTDTYIEKDSSINDDVERLRHSATSSLLSRRDVVVVASVSCIYGLGTPQSYLDRSVELQVGAEVPRDGLLRLLVDVQYTRNDMAFTRGSFRVRGDTVEIIPSYEELAVRIEYFGDEIEALYYLHPLTGDVVRKVDSLRIFPATHYVAGPERMSQAISTIEQELAVRLEELEGQGKLLEAQRLRMRTSYDIEMMRQVGFCSGIENYSRHIDGRGAGTPPATLLDYFPEDFLLIIDESHVTVPQIGGMYEGDMSRKRNLVEFGFRLPSACDNRPLTWEEFADRIGQTVYMSATPGPYELGQSAGEFVEQVIRPTGLVDPKVVVKPTKGQIDDLIAEIRQRTEADERVLVTTLTKKMAEDLTDYLLEMGIRVRYLHSEVDTLRRVELLRQLRLGDYDVLVGINLLREGLDLPEVSLVAILDADKEGFLRSTRSLIQTIGRAARNVSGEVHMYADKITDSMREAIDETERRRAKQVAYNEEHGIDPQPLRKKIADILDQVYREVEDTEAVEVAGSGRNASRGRRAQGEPGRAVSAGIIEGRDTTNMPRAELADLVADLTEQMMNAARDLQFELAARIRDEIADLKKELRGMDAAGIK from the coding sequence GTGGCCTTCGCAACCGAACACCCTATCGTCGCGCATTCGGAGTACCGGCCCCCCGCAGACGCCGTGGAGGGCATCGTCCGCGCCGGCAACCGGTTCGAGGTCGTCAGCGAATACCAGCCGGCCGGTGACCAGCCGGCCGCCATCGCCGAACTGGAACGTCGCATCACCTCCGGGGAGAAGGACGTGGTGCTGCTGGGCGCCACCGGTACCGGTAAGTCAGCCACCGCGGCCTGGCTGATCGAGCGTCTGCAGCGGCCCACCCTGGTGATGGCTCCGAACAAGACGCTGGCCGCGCAGTTGGCCAATGAGCTGCGAGAGATGTTCCCGCACAACGCGGTCGAATACTTCGTCTCCTACTACGACTACTACCAGCCGGAAGCCTATATCGCGCAGACCGACACCTACATCGAGAAGGACAGCTCGATCAACGACGACGTGGAGCGGCTGCGTCACTCGGCGACGTCGAGCCTGCTGTCCCGGCGCGACGTCGTGGTGGTGGCCTCGGTGTCGTGCATCTACGGCCTGGGCACCCCGCAGTCCTACCTGGATCGCTCCGTGGAACTGCAGGTCGGCGCGGAGGTGCCGCGTGACGGTCTGCTACGGCTGCTGGTGGACGTGCAGTACACCCGCAACGATATGGCGTTCACCCGCGGCTCCTTCCGGGTGCGCGGCGACACCGTCGAGATCATCCCCTCCTATGAGGAGCTGGCCGTTCGCATCGAGTACTTCGGCGACGAGATCGAGGCGCTGTACTACCTGCACCCGCTCACCGGCGACGTGGTCCGCAAAGTCGACTCGCTGCGCATCTTCCCGGCCACCCACTACGTCGCCGGCCCGGAGCGGATGTCGCAGGCCATCTCGACCATCGAGCAGGAGCTGGCCGTCCGGCTCGAGGAGCTGGAGGGTCAGGGCAAGCTGCTGGAGGCCCAGCGGTTGCGCATGCGCACCAGCTACGACATCGAGATGATGCGGCAGGTCGGCTTCTGTTCGGGCATCGAGAACTACTCGCGCCATATCGACGGGCGCGGAGCCGGCACGCCGCCGGCCACCCTGCTGGACTACTTCCCGGAGGATTTCCTGCTCATCATCGACGAGTCGCACGTCACCGTGCCGCAGATCGGCGGGATGTACGAGGGCGACATGTCGCGGAAGCGCAACCTGGTGGAGTTCGGTTTCCGGTTGCCCTCGGCTTGCGACAACCGGCCGCTGACCTGGGAGGAGTTCGCCGACCGGATCGGGCAGACCGTCTACATGTCGGCCACCCCGGGGCCCTACGAGCTGGGCCAGAGCGCCGGCGAGTTCGTCGAGCAGGTGATCCGCCCGACCGGCCTGGTGGACCCCAAAGTCGTGGTGAAGCCCACCAAGGGCCAGATCGACGACCTGATCGCCGAGATCCGGCAGCGCACCGAGGCCGACGAGCGGGTGCTGGTGACCACCCTGACCAAGAAGATGGCCGAGGACCTCACCGACTACCTGCTCGAGATGGGGATCCGGGTGCGTTACCTGCACTCCGAGGTCGACACCCTGCGCCGGGTGGAGTTGCTGCGCCAGCTGCGGCTCGGCGACTACGACGTGCTGGTCGGCATCAACCTGTTGCGCGAGGGTCTGGACCTGCCCGAGGTGTCGCTGGTGGCGATCCTCGACGCCGACAAGGAGGGTTTCCTGCGCTCCACCCGCAGCCTGATCCAGACCATCGGCCGTGCCGCCCGCAACGTCTCCGGCGAGGTGCACATGTATGCCGACAAGATCACCGACTCGATGCGGGAGGCCATCGACGAAACCGAACGCCGTCGGGCCAAGCAGGTCGCCTACAACGAAGAGCACGGCATCGACCCGCAGCCGTTGCGCAAGAAGATCGCCGACATCCTCGACCAGGTGTACCGGGAGGTCGAAGACACCGAGGCCGTCGAGGTCGCCGGCTCGGGCCGCAACGCCTCGCGGGGGCGGCGCGCCCAGGGCGAGCCCGGCCGGGCGGTCAGCGCCGGGATCATCGAGGGCCGCGACACCACCAACATGCCGCGGGCCGAGCTGGCGGACCTGGTCGCCGACCTCACCGAGCAGATGATGAACGCGGCGCGTGACCTGCAGTTCGAGCTGGCCGCCCGGATTCGCGACGAGATCGCCGACCTCAAGAAAGAGTTGCGGGGCATGGACGCGGCCGGCATCAAGTGA
- a CDS encoding DUF402 domain-containing protein, whose product MHPPKEETFDLRDYTNTDPKGVVRAVDVYTVHPWGLYLARPTPGRAQFHYLESWLLPGLGLRASVFHFNAGHEREQDFYLDIGEYTAGPASWHSRDHYLDLVVRTGAGVELTDTDELMAAVGEGLLSRHDAERAVLRAVAAVDGLASNGYDLQRWLGSLGMPVTWRGSSEAGSATDR is encoded by the coding sequence GTGCATCCACCCAAGGAAGAGACCTTCGACCTGCGCGACTACACCAACACCGACCCCAAGGGAGTGGTGCGCGCGGTCGACGTCTACACGGTGCATCCGTGGGGTCTCTACCTGGCGCGCCCCACCCCCGGCCGGGCCCAATTCCACTACCTGGAGTCCTGGCTGCTTCCCGGCCTGGGCCTGCGGGCCAGCGTCTTCCACTTCAATGCCGGACACGAGCGCGAGCAGGACTTCTACCTCGACATCGGCGAATACACCGCCGGCCCCGCGAGCTGGCACTCCCGGGACCACTATCTGGACCTGGTGGTCCGCACCGGGGCCGGAGTCGAGCTCACCGACACCGACGAGCTGATGGCCGCCGTGGGCGAGGGCCTGTTGAGCCGGCACGACGCCGAGCGGGCGGTGCTGCGGGCGGTGGCCGCGGTGGACGGCCTGGCCAGCAACGGCTACGACCTGCAGCGCTGGCTGGGCAGCCTGGGCATGCCGGTGACCTGGCGCGGAAGTTCCGAGGCCGGCAGCGCGACAGACCGATGA